From one Dermacentor andersoni chromosome 1, qqDerAnde1_hic_scaffold, whole genome shotgun sequence genomic stretch:
- the LOC126545296 gene encoding V-type proton ATPase subunit e 1-like has product MGASPTPVTLLTLFWLGVGGVIPWFVPKGNNRGLIQTMIVTTAALCYTFWLCAYMAQMNPLMGPLLNNKTVIIMRHEWM; this is encoded by the exons ATGGGCGCTTCACCAACGCCAGTCACATTGCTTACACTTTTCTGGCTTGGTGTGGGTGGCGTGATTCCGTGGTTTGTGCCGAAGGGGAACAACCGCGG GTTAATCCAGACAATGATTGTCACTACTGCTGCCCTCTGTTATACATT CTGGCTGTGTGCATACATGGCTCAGATGAATCCTCTCATGGGGCCTCTTTTGAACAACAAGACTGTCATCATCATGCGACATGAATGGATGTAG